A single region of the Lysinibacillus sp. B2A1 genome encodes:
- a CDS encoding proline dehydrogenase produces the protein MVLRDFFIHLSENQLLNSAAKKYGLKLGAQSVVAGTNIEETIASIKELNAHNISCTVDNLGEFVSTEEEATKAKEQILAVIEAIHENSVDAHISLKPSQLGLDIDVDFCYDNLYEIVEKAAAYDIFVNFDMENYDRLQTSFDMVEELSKTFNNVGTVIQSYFYRAKDDIEKFKDYRLRIVKGAYKEPVEVAFQDKLDIDLNFIELIEYHLLHGKFTSIATHDHNVIAHVKRFVADHNIPLDKFEFQMLYGFRTDMQKELAKEGYNFCVYVPFGEDWYGYFMRRLAERPQNLNLVTKQVFTKKTNTVLAVAAGAFVLGRLTKRKK, from the coding sequence ATGGTATTACGCGATTTTTTCATCCATTTATCTGAAAACCAACTATTAAATAGTGCTGCAAAAAAATATGGCCTTAAATTAGGAGCACAAAGTGTAGTAGCTGGTACAAATATTGAGGAAACAATTGCAAGCATCAAAGAGCTGAACGCACATAATATCTCTTGCACAGTGGATAATTTAGGAGAATTTGTTTCAACTGAAGAAGAAGCAACGAAGGCAAAGGAACAAATCCTCGCTGTTATTGAAGCTATTCATGAAAATAGTGTTGATGCCCATATTTCGTTAAAACCATCACAATTAGGATTAGATATCGATGTTGATTTTTGCTACGATAATTTATACGAAATTGTAGAAAAAGCAGCAGCTTATGATATATTCGTTAACTTTGACATGGAAAACTATGATCGTTTACAGACATCATTTGATATGGTTGAGGAGCTTTCTAAAACATTTAATAATGTGGGTACTGTTATTCAATCATACTTCTACCGTGCAAAAGACGATATTGAGAAATTCAAGGACTATCGTTTACGTATCGTAAAAGGTGCTTATAAGGAGCCTGTTGAGGTTGCCTTCCAAGATAAATTAGATATTGATTTAAATTTCATTGAGTTAATCGAATATCATTTACTTCATGGTAAATTTACATCCATTGCAACACATGACCATAATGTAATTGCACATGTAAAACGCTTTGTAGCTGACCATAATATTCCACTAGATAAATTTGAATTCCAGATGCTTTATGGTTTCCGTACAGACATGCAAAAAGAACTTGCTAAAGAAGGCTATAACTTCTGTGTATATGTACCATTTGGCGAAGATTGGTACGGCTACTTTATGCGCCGTTTAGCTGAGCGTCCTCAAAACCTCAATCTTGTGACAAAACAAGTATTTACGAAAAAAACGAATACAGTTCTTGCGGTAGCAGCAGGTGCATTCGTTCTTGGACGTTTAACAAAACGTAAAAAATAA
- a CDS encoding DNA-binding response regulator — protein MIRIVIAEDQGMLLGALRSLLSMEDDMEVVGLAKNGEEALALVAEHQPDICIMDIEMPVKTGLDAAEEMHSSGFDCKVIILTTFARPGYFERARKASVRGYLLKDSPIEELVNTIRIIMDGKRIYAPELVDFVYEDDSENPLTERESQVLTLVAEGKTTKEIAAELFLSAGTVRNYISTILEKLNVGNRIEAIARFKEKGWNK, from the coding sequence ATGATCCGAATTGTAATTGCTGAAGATCAGGGTATGCTATTAGGCGCACTTCGCTCTTTACTTAGTATGGAGGATGATATGGAGGTCGTCGGCTTAGCCAAAAATGGGGAGGAAGCATTGGCACTTGTAGCTGAACATCAACCTGATATTTGTATTATGGATATTGAGATGCCAGTGAAAACTGGACTTGACGCTGCAGAAGAAATGCATAGCTCTGGATTTGATTGTAAAGTAATTATATTAACAACATTTGCAAGACCAGGTTATTTTGAGCGTGCTAGAAAGGCTAGTGTCCGAGGGTATCTGCTAAAGGATAGCCCTATAGAGGAATTGGTCAATACCATCCGTATCATTATGGATGGTAAAAGAATTTACGCACCTGAACTAGTCGATTTTGTCTATGAGGACGATAGTGAAAATCCTTTAACTGAGCGTGAAAGTCAGGTATTGACACTTGTTGCAGAGGGCAAGACTACCAAAGAGATTGCTGCCGAATTATTTTTATCAGCAGGAACTGTCCGCAATTATATATCAACTATTTTAGAAAAATTAAATGTTGGCAATCGAATTGAAGCGATCGCACGCTTTAAGGAAAAAGGTTGGAATAAATAA
- a CDS encoding fatty acid desaturase translates to MATDKEKTKKLRQDVAPFAKSDTAKSIFQIINTIVPLIALWIAGYMVVDISPWLTAGLSVISAGFVVRAFIIFHDCTHGSFFKSKKANDGVGFLTGVLTSFPYEKWKREHTIHHATSSNLDKRGIGDIDMMTVEEYLQASKGQRLWYRFYRNPFVMFGLGPLYMVLVLNRFNRKDAKQKERLNTHVTNVVIAGLCATLIYTMGWQAFLLVQGVTLFIAGSLGIWLFYIQHTYEDSYFEHDSEWDYVKAAVEGSSYYKLPKLLQWVTGNIGFHHVHHLAPRVPNYNLEKAHNETPPLHTATTITLRTSLESLRYKLYDEDQGKFISFKDVNEIIKRKAKGSIAA, encoded by the coding sequence ATGGCAACAGATAAAGAAAAAACAAAAAAACTGCGCCAAGATGTAGCGCCATTTGCGAAATCAGATACAGCTAAAAGTATTTTTCAAATTATCAATACGATTGTACCGTTAATTGCACTATGGATTGCCGGATATATGGTAGTAGATATTTCACCGTGGTTAACAGCTGGATTAAGTGTTATCTCTGCTGGGTTTGTCGTAAGGGCATTTATAATTTTCCACGACTGTACACACGGTTCATTTTTCAAAAGTAAAAAGGCAAACGACGGTGTTGGTTTTTTAACTGGAGTGTTAACATCATTCCCATATGAAAAATGGAAACGTGAGCATACAATTCACCACGCAACTAGTTCGAACTTAGACAAGCGTGGGATCGGCGATATTGATATGATGACAGTAGAGGAATATTTACAGGCTTCTAAAGGTCAACGATTGTGGTACCGTTTTTATCGTAATCCATTTGTTATGTTTGGATTAGGTCCATTATATATGGTATTAGTATTAAACCGTTTTAATCGTAAGGATGCAAAACAGAAGGAACGTCTAAATACTCATGTAACAAATGTTGTGATTGCAGGACTTTGTGCAACTTTAATCTACACGATGGGTTGGCAAGCATTTTTACTAGTACAGGGTGTAACATTATTCATTGCTGGATCTCTAGGAATTTGGTTATTCTATATTCAACATACGTATGAAGATTCTTATTTTGAACATGATTCGGAATGGGATTACGTAAAGGCTGCTGTTGAAGGAAGCTCGTATTACAAATTGCCAAAGCTATTACAATGGGTTACAGGGAATATTGGTTTCCACCATGTCCACCATTTAGCTCCGCGTGTACCGAACTATAATCTTGAAAAAGCACATAATGAAACACCACCATTGCATACTGCAACAACGATTACATTGCGTACAAGCTTAGAATCATTGCGCTATAAATTATATGATGAAGATCAAGGAAAGTTTATATCGTTTAAAGACGTTAATGAAATCATTAAGCGAAAAGCAAAAGGCAGTATCGCTGCTTAG
- a CDS encoding sensor histidine kinase, whose translation MWISFEMVINIVMTILYGYVYLSIFTAFFIGNLRRPVGFYIMYGLHIGFTVISTGAGFFVELHLFLSQLPFVVLTILAVVLLPLTIYSKNKRENLEGQLETANERIAELIVFEERQRIARDLHDTLGQKLSMIGLKSDLASRLIERDPQQALIEIKDIRQTASIALKEVRELVSDMRTTKFEDELMRISQILRAAEMEFIFDGDKETLQVPPLVENVLSMCLKEAVNNVIKHSGATKCEIAFHQNFKEVYLVVRDNGQGITKKQAWKTGNGLNGMRERLEFINGSFKIESEEGTTLTVSIPVAITHQKVKENLKNI comes from the coding sequence ATGTGGATTAGCTTTGAAATGGTCATTAATATCGTGATGACAATACTGTATGGCTATGTGTATTTATCAATTTTCACAGCTTTCTTCATTGGTAATCTTCGTAGACCAGTTGGCTTCTATATTATGTATGGGTTACATATTGGCTTTACAGTTATTTCTACAGGTGCTGGTTTCTTTGTGGAGCTGCACTTATTTTTATCACAACTGCCGTTTGTTGTGTTAACGATTTTAGCGGTTGTACTTCTTCCGCTAACGATTTATTCAAAAAATAAACGTGAAAATTTAGAGGGTCAGCTAGAAACGGCCAATGAGCGAATTGCTGAGTTAATTGTTTTTGAGGAACGACAACGTATTGCCCGGGATTTACATGATACACTGGGTCAAAAATTATCCATGATTGGCTTGAAAAGTGACCTGGCTTCAAGACTAATTGAACGAGATCCGCAACAGGCTTTAATAGAGATTAAAGACATTCGTCAAACAGCTAGTATTGCATTGAAAGAGGTCCGTGAATTAGTTTCTGATATGAGAACAACAAAATTTGAGGATGAGCTTATGCGCATTTCTCAAATTTTGAGGGCTGCCGAAATGGAATTTATTTTTGATGGAGATAAAGAGACATTACAAGTGCCGCCACTTGTAGAAAATGTTTTATCCATGTGTTTAAAAGAGGCAGTAAATAATGTTATCAAGCACAGCGGCGCTACCAAATGTGAAATTGCATTTCATCAAAACTTTAAAGAGGTGTATTTGGTAGTTCGTGATAATGGACAAGGAATTACGAAAAAGCAAGCATGGAAGACAGGTAATGGATTAAACGGAATGCGTGAACGTTTAGAATTTATAAACGGCTCCTTTAAGATTGAAAGTGAGGAGGGCACCACATTAACGGTGTCGATTCCAGTGGCAATTACGCATCAGAAGGTCAAGGAAAACCTGAAGAACATATAG